In Candidatus Nomurabacteria bacterium, the following proteins share a genomic window:
- a CDS encoding ATP phosphoribosyltransferase regulatory subunit, with translation MKYSPTEFLKVATNTAEHFGFRTADSFKNNPLCKNCNTSLSHNISDDERYSDASNGLLTNSIATFCEKNLYALDAPVLLYSLDQPFNSEDTTVSFNIFNVPKSIAEAILIQTSRSLMQELGHGDATVRINSLGDNESITRYNRELTNFLKKRLDVMPATARELMKVHPFKSLVQLIEEDHELAYKSPKPLEFLSDQSRKHFREIIEYLDMTETPYEIDPMMLSDHEYYSDALFAIGDVENADNESQKLSVHGGRYDEFVFRKLKNRIPAVGTIITLKSPTKTPSRLPKSKKTSPDVYVVQLGFGPKVRSLMIIDELRRAGIPVQHDLSSDSLSTQLREAEARGVKYSIIIGQKEFIEQTVILRNMQDRNQENISTDQMIRKLKRQLVTS, from the coding sequence ATGAAGTATTCACCTACAGAATTCCTAAAAGTTGCCACCAACACAGCTGAACATTTTGGTTTCCGTACGGCTGATAGCTTCAAAAATAATCCTTTGTGTAAAAACTGCAATACTTCATTGTCCCACAACATATCCGATGACGAAAGATATTCAGATGCTAGCAACGGCTTGTTAACTAATTCTATCGCTACTTTTTGCGAAAAAAATCTCTACGCACTTGATGCTCCTGTCCTACTCTACTCTTTAGACCAACCCTTTAACTCAGAAGACACAACTGTCTCTTTTAACATATTTAATGTACCCAAGAGCATCGCTGAAGCAATACTGATTCAAACCAGCCGTTCACTAATGCAAGAACTGGGCCATGGAGATGCAACCGTCCGTATTAATTCACTCGGCGACAACGAATCAATCACTAGATACAACCGTGAACTAACTAATTTCCTAAAAAAACGCCTTGATGTCATGCCGGCCACCGCCCGCGAACTAATGAAAGTCCACCCTTTTAAATCACTAGTTCAACTAATTGAAGAAGATCACGAATTGGCTTATAAATCACCAAAACCACTTGAGTTTCTGAGTGACCAGAGCCGCAAACACTTCCGTGAGATCATTGAATACCTAGACATGACCGAAACTCCTTACGAAATTGACCCAATGATGCTTAGTGACCACGAATATTATTCAGATGCCCTTTTTGCTATAGGAGATGTCGAAAATGCAGACAACGAATCACAAAAACTATCCGTACACGGCGGACGTTATGATGAATTTGTCTTTCGTAAGCTAAAAAATCGTATACCAGCAGTAGGTACTATTATTACCCTCAAAAGCCCGACCAAGACCCCTTCCCGTCTACCTAAGAGCAAAAAAACCAGTCCTGATGTTTATGTGGTTCAACTTGGATTTGGACCCAAGGTACGCAGCTTGATGATAATTGACGAATTACGTCGCGCCGGTATACCGGTTCAACATGATTTGTCCAGCGACTCTCTATCTACCCAACTACGCGAAGCGGAGGCGCGTGGTGTAAAATATTCAATTATAATCGGCCAAAAGGAATTTATAGAACAAACCGTGATTCTACGCAACATGCAAGATCGTAATCAAGAGAATATCTCTACCGACCAAATGATTAGGAAACTTAAGCGTCAACTGGTTACTAGTTAG
- the ybeY gene encoding rRNA maturation RNase YbeY, producing MSTDTYSITSTIKHYPSFPYQNIKEAILGKKYTLSLTFVGEKRAQQLNINYRKKDYVPNVLSFPLDENNGEIFICPKIANKEAWQYNLTKDGYIAFLFIHGLLHLKGYDHGVKMEQLEKRYMKRFDIV from the coding sequence ATGAGTACTGACACTTATTCAATCACCTCAACTATCAAGCATTACCCCTCGTTCCCTTATCAAAATATAAAAGAAGCCATTCTTGGCAAAAAATACACCCTTTCTCTTACTTTTGTTGGTGAGAAACGAGCGCAACAACTAAATATTAATTATCGAAAAAAAGACTATGTTCCCAATGTCTTATCTTTTCCTTTAGATGAAAATAATGGCGAAATATTCATTTGTCCTAAAATAGCCAATAAAGAAGCTTGGCAGTACAATCTCACCAAAGATGGCTATATTGCTTTTTTGTTTATCCACGGTCTATTACATTTGAAAGGATATGACCATGGGGTTAAAATGGAACAACTTGAAAAACGCTACATGAAGCGGTTTGATATAGTGTAG
- the ftsA gene encoding cell division protein FtsA has protein sequence MAEQIITGIDVGTYHIKVAIARLPKHTKSNPIPEIIGTGYAESRGLKSGYIMQPDDVSRSIKSAISQAEKMAGVIVKKAHVAIGSIGLEEVYSRGEIIPARADSEITSTDLDKVMQDSEDRISDHIPNRKILHNIPLRYTVDGTEVLGRPQGMRGTKLEVDTLFITTYEQHVNDLISAIESIGVYVEDVIASPLATSFVLLSKTQKRAGCILVNIGSETTSLVVFEDSTPISLKIFPVGSTDITNDIALGLKVPIEEAEKIKRGNLTNATFSKKRLDEIIQSRLQNIFALIDNHLKKIKRDGLLPAGVILTGGGSSTSGIVDVAKNSLSLPARTATLEIGKHTKVKDASWAVTYGLCMWGASDTPDNSTVGIVKQTKKSLFAWLNQFLP, from the coding sequence ATGGCTGAGCAAATTATCACAGGTATAGATGTAGGGACCTACCACATAAAGGTGGCTATTGCTCGCCTACCCAAACACACCAAGAGTAATCCGATTCCAGAGATCATTGGTACTGGTTATGCCGAAAGTCGTGGACTAAAAAGCGGCTACATCATGCAGCCGGATGATGTTTCAAGAAGTATCAAAAGCGCTATCTCTCAAGCTGAAAAAATGGCAGGAGTGATTGTCAAAAAAGCTCACGTAGCTATCGGCAGCATTGGTTTGGAAGAGGTCTATTCACGTGGTGAAATCATACCGGCTCGGGCCGACTCCGAAATAACCTCTACCGACTTAGACAAAGTCATGCAAGATAGCGAAGACCGTATTAGCGACCATATTCCAAACCGAAAGATCCTTCACAACATTCCTCTCCGCTACACTGTTGATGGAACAGAGGTCTTGGGCAGACCCCAAGGTATGCGTGGCACCAAATTAGAGGTTGATACACTTTTTATCACTACCTACGAACAACATGTAAACGATTTAATCTCTGCAATCGAAAGTATCGGAGTCTACGTTGAAGATGTCATCGCCTCACCACTAGCAACCAGTTTTGTTCTCTTAAGCAAAACCCAAAAACGAGCCGGGTGCATCTTAGTCAATATCGGCTCTGAAACCACTTCTCTTGTTGTCTTTGAAGACTCCACCCCAATCTCGCTAAAAATATTCCCCGTTGGCTCCACTGACATCACCAACGATATTGCTCTTGGTCTGAAGGTTCCGATTGAAGAAGCCGAAAAAATAAAACGAGGCAATCTAACCAACGCCACTTTCTCAAAAAAAAGATTGGACGAAATCATTCAATCTAGACTACAAAATATTTTTGCTCTAATTGATAACCATTTAAAGAAAATCAAACGAGATGGCCTTCTGCCAGCCGGTGTGATTCTGACTGGAGGTGGCTCAAGTACTTCTGGTATTGTAGATGTGGCCAAAAATAGCCTGTCTTTACCAGCCCGCACTGCCACCTTAGAAATCGGTAAACATACAAAAGTCAAAGATGCCTCTTGGGCGGTAACCTATGGCCTTTGCATGTGGGGAGCTAGTGACACACCAGACAATAGCACCGTTGGTATCGTGAAGCAGACCAAGAAAAGTTTGTTTGCTTGGCTCAATCAATTCCTCCCATAA
- a CDS encoding ABC transporter permease, translating to MKTNWIGLFTMFEREVKRTFRVAIQTLAAPVISAALYIFIFGLVIGSQITEIAGVSYIAFVFPGILMLSVINSAFASSSSSLYFMRFTRGIEEILITPFSYLEMLIGFVGSAITRAILVSFLILAVGFIFGAVTLLHPVLFILYVSAIAAIFAMLGIIVALWAENFEQLQVLNTFVITPLTYLGGIFYSITFLPETAATMTELNPFFYFADAVRYSMIGVSEANTNIGIVIIAGLVLGLGILVTQLFKRGWKIRS from the coding sequence ATGAAAACAAATTGGATTGGTCTTTTCACTATGTTTGAGCGCGAGGTAAAGCGTACTTTTCGGGTAGCTATCCAAACCCTAGCTGCACCAGTGATTTCCGCTGCCTTATATATATTCATCTTTGGCCTCGTGATCGGTTCACAGATTACTGAAATTGCCGGAGTTTCGTACATTGCTTTTGTATTTCCTGGTATTTTGATGCTGTCTGTCATTAACTCCGCTTTTGCTAGCTCTTCTTCCTCACTTTACTTTATGCGCTTTACTCGCGGCATTGAAGAGATTCTAATCACCCCTTTTTCATACCTCGAAATGCTAATTGGTTTTGTTGGTAGTGCCATTACTCGTGCTATTTTAGTATCGTTTCTTATTCTTGCAGTTGGCTTTATTTTTGGTGCCGTTACCCTTCTTCATCCTGTCTTATTTATTTTATATGTCAGTGCCATTGCCGCTATTTTTGCTATGCTCGGTATCATTGTGGCGCTCTGGGCTGAAAACTTTGAGCAACTACAAGTTCTTAATACTTTCGTTATCACTCCCCTTACTTATCTCGGGGGAATTTTCTACTCTATTACATTTCTGCCAGAAACCGCCGCTACCATGACCGAACTAAATCCCTTCTTTTATTTTGCCGACGCAGTGCGCTATAGCATGATTGGTGTTAGCGAAGCTAACACCAATATTGGTATCGTTATAATCGCTGGATTAGTTCTTGGACTTGGAATTTTGGTTACTCAACTCTTTAAAAGAGGTTGGAAAATTAGGTCATGA
- a CDS encoding ABC transporter ATP-binding protein: MSEPILKIENLVKTYGQGDKAKLAVDNISLSIPKGSFFGLLGPNGAGKSTTIHCITGISQPTSGQIFVDGTDVVKEYKLARTKVGLSPQEFNVDIFSTPAELMDFMGGYYGIDKSTRQARIDELIKQFDLEEHRNVRFQKLSGGLKRRTMLGRALVHLPQLLILDEPTAGVDIKQRHDLWAYLKEINEKGTTIILTSHYLEEIEYLCNDIAIINHGKIVAHDTKENFIKNGQKLEDAYLKITKE, translated from the coding sequence ATGTCAGAACCTATTCTCAAAATAGAAAACTTAGTCAAAACCTACGGCCAAGGTGACAAAGCCAAGCTGGCGGTAGATAATATCTCCCTTAGTATCCCAAAAGGTAGTTTTTTTGGTCTTTTGGGGCCAAATGGCGCCGGCAAAAGTACCACCATTCACTGTATCACCGGCATCTCTCAACCTACTTCCGGGCAAATATTTGTTGACGGTACCGATGTGGTAAAAGAATACAAACTAGCGCGTACCAAAGTCGGACTTTCACCTCAAGAGTTCAATGTCGACATCTTCTCCACCCCTGCCGAACTAATGGACTTTATGGGTGGCTACTACGGTATAGATAAAAGCACCAGACAAGCACGAATCGACGAACTTATCAAACAATTCGACCTTGAAGAACACCGCAACGTACGCTTTCAGAAGTTATCGGGCGGATTAAAGCGTCGCACTATGCTCGGACGGGCCTTAGTTCACTTACCACAACTCTTGATACTCGACGAACCAACCGCTGGTGTCGACATCAAGCAGCGTCACGACCTCTGGGCGTACCTGAAAGAAATAAACGAAAAAGGTACCACTATCATCTTAACTTCACACTACCTAGAAGAAATAGAGTACCTTTGTAACGACATCGCTATCATCAATCACGGAAAGATAGTCGCTCACGACACTAAAGAAAACTTCATCAAAAACGGACAAAAGCTGGAAGACGCTTATTTAAAAATCACTAAAGAATAA
- a CDS encoding 30S ribosomal protein S21: MATNVQVEKNNNESSANVIRRFTKRVQGAGIVPKVRSGRYYSRIKSRNVQRMAKLKKLIKKETYESLLKLGKIPEQKSYRR; the protein is encoded by the coding sequence ATGGCAACAAACGTTCAAGTTGAAAAAAATAACAACGAAAGCAGCGCAAATGTTATTCGCCGCTTTACCAAGCGAGTACAAGGGGCTGGTATAGTACCAAAAGTACGCTCTGGCCGTTATTACAGCCGCATCAAGAGTCGAAACGTGCAGCGCATGGCTAAGTTGAAAAAATTGATAAAGAAGGAAACTTACGAAAGTCTACTTAAGCTTGGAAAGATTCCAGAGCAAAAGTCATACCGTCGCTAA
- a CDS encoding MBL fold metallo-hydrolase has product MVITHHGGQCFKVSFGDTTLAFDPISKKSKLSPVKFGSDIAFVSLNHPNFNGVDQVTHGSKEPFVVNGPGEYEFGNVTARGFGTKTVYEKVDRYNVIYQVRLEDINIVFLGALSVAEIDPKILGELGDVDVLFVPIGGGDVLDVPQASKLAVKLEAKLIIPMHYDQTALKAFLKEIGAEGVKPVEKLTIKKKDVSAMEGEVVTFKI; this is encoded by the coding sequence ATGGTAATTACACATCACGGAGGGCAGTGCTTTAAAGTTTCGTTTGGCGATACAACTTTAGCTTTTGACCCAATATCCAAGAAATCCAAATTATCGCCGGTTAAGTTTGGTTCAGATATAGCCTTTGTTTCTCTTAACCATCCAAATTTTAACGGCGTTGACCAAGTTACTCATGGTAGCAAAGAACCATTTGTCGTAAATGGTCCAGGTGAATACGAGTTTGGTAATGTAACTGCAAGAGGTTTTGGTACCAAGACTGTTTATGAAAAAGTGGATAGATACAACGTTATTTATCAGGTGCGGTTGGAGGATATAAATATTGTTTTTCTGGGAGCCTTGAGTGTAGCTGAAATTGATCCGAAAATTCTCGGCGAACTAGGTGATGTTGATGTCTTATTTGTACCGATTGGTGGCGGTGATGTTTTGGATGTGCCGCAGGCGTCAAAGTTGGCGGTTAAGCTCGAGGCAAAGCTCATAATACCGATGCATTATGATCAGACCGCTCTCAAAGCCTTTTTGAAAGAAATTGGTGCCGAAGGAGTCAAGCCGGTCGAAAAACTCACGATTAAGAAAAAGGATGTTTCGGCGATGGAAGGGGAAGTTGTGACTTTTAAGATTTAA
- a CDS encoding transposase: MRIHNILRNTRGFAKAADSALKWQTMKNKQEVERRVKILTFWQKHGTNTTKDAFGVSRPTLFRWQKELNDSNGNIQALDPKSTAPKKRRVRQISPPLEQAIINWRTKRPRIGGKKLVPLLKKEGFKVSVSYVNRCISDLKELGRLPNPVKLSWYAKSGTHKEQRKTKVKKQRRPQKQGLEIDTIVRHIDGTKRYILTAIDIERRFAYARTYTSHSSNSARDFLKQLIHYTPFSIDEIQTDNGSEFAKYFHEACLTLNINHYHTYPRCPKMNAYIERFNRTVQEEHIIYHRSLLRDSIPDFNDSLNEWLYWYNHERPHEGLGLLSPMEYYREHYEIESQRW; encoded by the coding sequence ATGAGAATACATAACATTTTAAGGAACACCAGAGGGTTTGCCAAAGCGGCTGATAGTGCTCTAAAGTGGCAGACAATGAAAAACAAACAGGAGGTCGAAAGAAGAGTTAAAATACTCACGTTTTGGCAAAAACATGGTACTAATACCACCAAAGATGCTTTTGGCGTATCTAGACCAACTTTATTTAGATGGCAAAAAGAACTAAATGATAGTAATGGTAATATCCAAGCCCTAGACCCCAAGAGTACTGCTCCTAAGAAACGAAGAGTGAGACAGATATCACCACCACTAGAGCAAGCTATTATCAACTGGCGTACTAAGCGACCACGGATTGGTGGGAAAAAGCTGGTACCGCTATTGAAGAAGGAAGGATTCAAGGTGTCAGTTTCCTATGTTAATCGCTGTATCAGTGATCTTAAAGAACTAGGTAGACTACCGAATCCAGTTAAGCTCTCTTGGTACGCTAAGAGTGGTACACACAAAGAACAAAGAAAAACCAAGGTTAAAAAACAAAGAAGACCACAAAAACAAGGTTTGGAGATAGACACTATCGTGAGACACATAGATGGCACTAAACGGTACATACTCACCGCCATAGACATAGAAAGACGGTTTGCTTACGCTCGTACTTATACCAGTCATTCTTCAAATAGTGCTCGAGACTTTCTAAAACAACTTATACACTATACCCCTTTTAGTATAGATGAGATACAGACTGATAATGGTTCAGAATTCGCTAAATACTTCCACGAAGCTTGTTTAACTCTTAACATCAACCATTATCACACTTATCCACGTTGTCCTAAGATGAATGCCTATATAGAGCGATTCAATCGTACCGTTCAAGAAGAACACATTATTTATCACCGATCCCTGCTTCGAGATAGTATTCCTGACTTCAATGATTCACTGAATGAATGGTTGTATTGGTATAACCATGAGAGACCGCATGAAGGACTGGGTCTTTTGTCGCCCATGGAGTATTATAGAGAACATTATGAGATAGAGTCTCAAAGGTGGTGA
- a CDS encoding S1 RNA-binding domain-containing protein — MSDSTITATSTDTGVMQSLISNIPTAPKEGQLVEGTVSAIGRARVYVDLPPFGTGLIFGREYMNARDVLRKVSIGDTIAAKVVTPENEDGYIELSLKEARQALIWADAEEAVKRGTVMSLEVKEANKGGLIIDWQGIQGFLPASQLSADNYPRVSDGDKDKILSSLNNLVGKHLSVVMITADQKEHKLIFSEKGLQEKEEKEEKVGKYEVGDVLTGEVTGAVDFGIFVKVEQGLEGLVHISELDWGLVEDTRTLYKVGDKVKVKVIEVKDDKISLSIKQLRENPWAEASKKFKKDQVVEAVVIKYNKHGALASIEEGVAGLVHVSEFENEAALKSALSLGNVYKFKITLFEPNEQKMTLSYKEANTDETA, encoded by the coding sequence ATGTCAGATAGCACAATCACTGCTACCAGCACCGACACCGGTGTAATGCAGTCACTTATTAGCAATATTCCTACCGCTCCAAAAGAAGGGCAGCTAGTTGAAGGAACAGTTTCAGCGATTGGTCGCGCCAGGGTTTATGTTGACTTGCCACCTTTCGGTACCGGTCTTATCTTCGGTCGCGAGTACATGAACGCCCGAGACGTACTACGCAAAGTATCAATCGGCGACACTATAGCAGCTAAGGTGGTAACTCCAGAAAACGAGGATGGATACATCGAACTATCACTTAAGGAGGCTCGTCAAGCCCTAATCTGGGCTGACGCCGAAGAAGCAGTTAAGCGCGGTACCGTTATGAGTCTTGAGGTAAAAGAAGCAAACAAAGGTGGCCTTATCATCGACTGGCAAGGTATCCAAGGCTTTTTACCTGCCTCACAGCTTTCAGCCGACAACTATCCACGAGTATCTGACGGTGACAAGGACAAAATCCTAAGTTCACTTAACAATCTAGTTGGTAAGCATTTGAGCGTAGTAATGATCACTGCTGACCAAAAGGAACACAAGCTAATCTTCTCAGAAAAAGGTCTGCAAGAAAAAGAAGAGAAGGAAGAAAAAGTTGGTAAATATGAAGTGGGAGATGTCCTAACCGGTGAAGTAACAGGAGCCGTAGACTTCGGTATCTTTGTGAAAGTTGAGCAGGGCCTTGAAGGTCTAGTACACATCTCTGAGCTAGATTGGGGCTTAGTTGAAGACACTCGCACCCTATACAAAGTCGGAGACAAGGTAAAAGTGAAAGTAATAGAGGTAAAGGATGACAAGATTTCACTTTCCATCAAGCAACTACGCGAAAACCCATGGGCAGAAGCTAGCAAGAAGTTCAAAAAAGACCAGGTTGTCGAGGCGGTTGTTATCAAATACAACAAACACGGTGCTCTGGCTTCTATCGAAGAAGGTGTGGCTGGCTTGGTACACGTATCAGAGTTTGAAAACGAAGCCGCTCTAAAAAGCGCTCTATCACTTGGTAACGTGTACAAATTCAAGATCACTTTGTTTGAACCAAATGAACAAAAGATGACTTTGTCATACAAGGAAGCTAATACTGACGAGACTGCGTAG
- a CDS encoding aminoacyl-tRNA hydrolase — protein sequence MYNNSNMHYIVGLGNPGEKYEMTRHNVGWLVLDYFITKTGLSSPVSNSAVAGRISNGFIGGKEVTLLYPETFMNNSGTAVKKLVSKAEIDKLVVVYDDIDLAVGEVKVSVGKGDGGHNGIKSIIGLLGSKDFVRVRVGIAPVSFWTGKPKRPTGGALPKFVLKEFSKKEAEKIEGVKEKAYTALKIIIESGVEKAMNEVN from the coding sequence ATGTACAATAATTCAAATATGCACTACATCGTTGGTTTAGGAAATCCAGGAGAAAAGTATGAAATGACCCGTCATAATGTCGGGTGGTTGGTATTGGATTACTTTATTACCAAGACAGGTCTATCAAGTCCTGTTTCTAATTCTGCGGTGGCGGGACGAATTTCAAACGGGTTTATAGGCGGTAAGGAGGTAACACTTTTGTACCCAGAAACCTTTATGAATAATTCTGGTACAGCAGTCAAAAAGCTGGTGTCGAAAGCAGAAATAGACAAGCTGGTGGTTGTTTATGATGATATTGATTTAGCAGTTGGAGAGGTAAAGGTTTCAGTTGGGAAGGGCGACGGTGGGCATAATGGAATAAAATCGATAATCGGTTTGCTTGGGAGTAAGGATTTTGTGAGGGTGAGGGTTGGTATTGCTCCGGTTAGCTTCTGGACTGGTAAACCAAAACGTCCTACCGGTGGAGCTTTGCCAAAGTTTGTGTTGAAGGAGTTTAGTAAAAAGGAAGCTGAAAAAATAGAAGGAGTGAAGGAAAAAGCTTACACTGCTTTGAAAATAATTATAGAAAGCGGGGTAGAAAAGGCGATGAATGAGGTTAATTGA
- the lepB gene encoding signal peptidase I, translating into MNPSPQNETNKNPESNNQTTEIVHKENPFVEIVRFSVIALLIVIPIRMFIAQPFIVSGASMEQTFHTGEYLIIDQVSYYLHEPDRGDVIVFRYPRDPSKFFIKRVIGLPGETVVIDGSTVTIKNKDYPEGFVLNEPYIKSMRDPNSLTEELGPREYFVMGDNRDESSDSRMWGVLQEERIIGKAFLRLFPPSTASIFPGAVDDDVINNSH; encoded by the coding sequence ATGAACCCATCACCACAAAACGAAACTAACAAAAATCCTGAATCTAATAACCAAACCACCGAAATTGTACATAAGGAAAATCCATTTGTTGAAATTGTCAGATTTTCCGTAATTGCCCTACTGATCGTCATCCCAATCAGAATGTTTATTGCTCAGCCTTTCATAGTTTCCGGTGCCTCGATGGAACAAACTTTTCATACTGGAGAATACTTAATAATTGACCAAGTCAGCTACTACCTACACGAACCAGACCGCGGTGACGTAATCGTCTTTCGTTACCCTAGGGACCCATCAAAATTCTTTATCAAAAGAGTGATCGGGTTACCAGGTGAAACAGTAGTAATTGACGGTTCAACGGTAACCATAAAAAACAAAGACTACCCTGAAGGCTTTGTCCTAAATGAACCTTATATCAAGTCTATGCGTGATCCAAACTCTCTAACAGAAGAATTGGGACCAAGAGAGTATTTTGTTATGGGAGACAACCGTGACGAAAGCTCTGATTCAAGAATGTGGGGTGTCCTGCAGGAAGAAAGGATTATTGGTAAAGCCTTTCTCAGACTTTTTCCACCTAGCACAGCTAGTATTTTCCCAGGCGCAGTTGATGATGATGTAATTAATAATTCCCATTAA